The Streptomyces sp. DH-12 genome has a window encoding:
- a CDS encoding SseB family protein, protein METPAHENNAPTPAQRALDTLSENTEDTAALDALANSDVLIPVPDDAGDEEAADPGAVALPVLEQPGGTQVVPVFTSELEMAGLLPFVSRYRLVPLGALAAQWPADDLSLTIDGSSDHRLTLTSEGVRTLLARP, encoded by the coding sequence ATGGAAACACCCGCGCACGAGAACAACGCCCCCACGCCCGCGCAGCGGGCCCTGGACACGCTGTCGGAGAACACCGAGGACACGGCCGCGCTGGACGCCCTGGCCAACAGCGACGTGCTGATCCCGGTCCCCGACGACGCGGGCGACGAGGAGGCCGCCGACCCCGGCGCCGTCGCGCTGCCCGTGCTGGAGCAGCCGGGCGGCACGCAGGTGGTGCCCGTGTTCACCTCCGAACTGGAGATGGCCGGGCTGCTCCCGTTCGTGTCCCGCTACCGTCTGGTCCCGCTCGGCGCGCTCGCCGCGCAGTGGCCGGCCGACGACCTGTCCCTCACCATCGACGGCAGCTCCGACCACCGCCTCACCCTCACCTCCGAGGGCGTCCGCACCCTGCTGGCCCGCCCGTAG
- a CDS encoding glyceraldehyde-3-phosphate dehydrogenase, with product MTVNEDSFTNWKHREEIAESMIPIIGRLHRERDVTVLLHSRSLVNKSVVSILKTHRFARQIAGEELSVTETLPFLQALTALDLGPSQIDIGLLAEAYRADDQGKSVAEFTAEAVAGATGANKIDRREPRDVVLYGFGRIGRLLARLLIEKAGSGNGLRLRAIVVRRGGEQDIVKRASLLRRDSVHGQFQGTITVDEANSTIVANGNAIKVIYADDPAELDYTAYGVKNAILIDNTGKWRDREGLSQHLRPGVDKVVLTAPGKGDVPNIVHGVNHDTLKPDERILSCASCTTNAIVPPLKAMADEYGVLRGHVETVHSFTNDQNLLDNYHKSERRGRSAPLNMVITETGAASAVAKALPDLKAPITGSSIRVPVPDVSIAILNLQLGRATDREEVLDHLRNVSLTSPLKRQIDFISAPDAVSSDFVGSRHASIVDAGALKVDGDNAILYLWYDNEFGYSCQVVRVVQYVSGVEYPTYPAPAA from the coding sequence GTGACTGTCAACGAAGACTCGTTCACCAACTGGAAGCACCGCGAGGAGATCGCGGAGTCGATGATCCCGATCATCGGGAGGCTGCACCGGGAGCGGGACGTCACCGTCCTGCTGCACAGCCGCTCCCTGGTGAACAAGTCGGTGGTCAGCATCCTCAAGACGCACCGCTTCGCCCGGCAGATCGCCGGCGAGGAGCTCTCCGTCACCGAGACCCTGCCGTTCCTCCAGGCGCTCACCGCGCTGGACCTCGGACCGTCCCAGATCGACATCGGCCTGCTGGCGGAGGCCTACCGCGCGGACGACCAGGGCAAGTCCGTCGCCGAGTTCACCGCCGAGGCCGTCGCCGGCGCGACCGGCGCGAACAAGATCGACCGCCGTGAGCCGCGCGACGTCGTCCTCTACGGCTTCGGCCGCATCGGCCGGCTCCTCGCCCGCCTGCTGATCGAGAAGGCCGGCTCCGGCAACGGCCTGCGGCTGCGCGCGATCGTCGTCCGCCGGGGCGGCGAGCAGGACATCGTCAAGCGCGCCTCGCTGCTGCGCCGCGACTCCGTGCACGGCCAGTTCCAGGGCACGATCACCGTCGACGAGGCGAACAGCACGATCGTCGCCAACGGCAACGCGATCAAGGTGATCTACGCGGACGACCCGGCCGAGCTCGACTACACCGCGTACGGCGTCAAGAACGCCATCCTGATCGACAACACCGGCAAGTGGCGCGACCGGGAAGGCCTGTCGCAGCACCTGCGGCCCGGTGTCGACAAGGTGGTGCTGACCGCGCCCGGCAAGGGCGACGTGCCGAACATCGTGCACGGCGTCAACCACGACACCCTCAAGCCGGACGAGCGGATCCTGTCCTGCGCGTCCTGCACCACCAACGCGATCGTGCCGCCGTTGAAGGCGATGGCGGACGAGTACGGGGTGCTCCGCGGCCACGTGGAGACCGTCCACTCGTTCACCAACGACCAGAACCTGCTGGACAACTACCACAAGTCCGAGCGCCGCGGCCGGTCCGCGCCGCTCAACATGGTGATCACCGAGACCGGTGCCGCGTCGGCCGTCGCCAAGGCGCTGCCCGACCTGAAGGCCCCCATCACCGGCAGCTCCATCCGCGTGCCGGTGCCGGACGTGTCGATCGCCATCCTCAACCTCCAGCTGGGCCGCGCGACCGACCGCGAGGAGGTCCTCGACCACCTGCGCAACGTGTCGCTGACCTCCCCGCTGAAGCGCCAGATCGACTTCATCAGCGCGCCGGACGCGGTCTCCAGTGACTTCGTCGGCTCGCGGCACGCCTCGATCGTCGACGCCGGCGCCCTGAAGGTCGACGGCGACAACGCGATCCTCTACCTCTGGTACGACAACGAGTTCGGCTACTCCTGCCAGGTCGTCCGCGTCGTCCAGTACGTGTCCGGCGTGGAGTACCCGACGTACCCGGCCCCCGCGGCCTGA
- a CDS encoding FAD-dependent monooxygenase, translated as MNRSDTTGRADHRTPVLIVGGSLVGLSMSLFLGRLGVPHTLVERHADTSIHPRGRGNNVRTMELFRAAGVEQGIRRAASVLAGNHGIWQTPSLAGDEGEWLLQEIDPGGGLARFSPSGWCLCSQNDLEPVLLEGARELGGDLRFGTEMLSFEQDAEGVTVLVKSRETGEHTRIRADYLVAADGPRSPVREALGIGRNGPGDLFHNVSLTFTSRDLAGVVGDRRFIVCYLTNPEADGALLPVDNREHWVFHAPWHPEHGETLEDFTDERCAAHIRRAVGVPDLDVTITGRAAWHAAERVAERYADGRVFLAGDSAHEMSPTGAFGSNTGIQDAHNLAWKLAAVLGGWAGPGLLATYDRERRPVAEATSARASSRSAEHSHPGYTPDGDAAALVKRKGGILNVALGYRYPSGAVLGADPAAPVVPETLALNGEPGSRAPHLWLDRSGARVSTLDLYERSLVLLASPHSPWLAAAAEVAAALPVPLDAYGVGEGADLVPEPDADWAGAHGVTPDGAVLVRPDGFVAWRHEGRAADPARTLRDAITALLSRT; from the coding sequence ATGAATCGATCGGACACGACCGGCCGGGCGGACCACCGCACGCCGGTCCTCATCGTCGGTGGTTCCCTGGTGGGCCTGTCGATGTCCCTGTTCCTGGGACGCCTCGGCGTGCCGCACACGCTCGTCGAACGTCACGCGGACACGTCGATCCACCCGCGCGGGCGGGGAAACAACGTACGCACCATGGAGCTGTTCCGGGCGGCCGGGGTCGAGCAGGGCATCCGCCGGGCCGCGTCGGTCCTGGCGGGGAACCACGGCATCTGGCAGACCCCGAGCCTGGCGGGTGACGAGGGCGAGTGGCTGCTCCAGGAGATCGACCCCGGGGGCGGGCTCGCCCGCTTCAGCCCCAGCGGGTGGTGCCTGTGCAGCCAGAACGACCTGGAACCGGTGCTCCTCGAGGGAGCCCGGGAGCTCGGCGGGGACCTGCGCTTCGGGACGGAGATGCTCTCCTTCGAGCAGGACGCCGAGGGTGTGACGGTGCTGGTCAAGAGCCGGGAGACCGGCGAGCACACCAGGATCCGGGCGGACTACCTCGTCGCCGCCGACGGCCCGCGCAGCCCCGTCCGCGAGGCGCTGGGCATCGGGCGGAACGGCCCGGGCGACCTGTTCCACAACGTGAGCCTCACCTTCACCTCCCGTGACCTCGCCGGCGTCGTCGGGGACCGGCGGTTCATCGTCTGCTACCTGACCAACCCGGAGGCCGACGGGGCGCTGCTGCCGGTGGACAACCGCGAGCACTGGGTGTTCCACGCCCCCTGGCACCCCGAACACGGTGAGACCCTCGAGGATTTCACCGACGAGCGGTGCGCCGCGCACATCCGGCGGGCGGTGGGCGTGCCCGACCTGGACGTGACCATCACCGGCCGGGCCGCCTGGCACGCCGCGGAGCGGGTCGCCGAACGGTACGCGGACGGGCGGGTGTTCCTGGCCGGCGACTCGGCGCACGAGATGTCGCCCACCGGGGCGTTCGGCTCCAACACCGGCATCCAGGACGCGCACAACCTCGCCTGGAAGCTGGCCGCCGTACTGGGCGGGTGGGCCGGGCCCGGACTGCTCGCCACCTACGACCGTGAGCGCCGGCCCGTCGCCGAGGCGACCAGCGCCCGCGCCTCGTCCCGCTCGGCGGAGCACAGCCACCCCGGCTACACGCCCGACGGCGACGCCGCGGCGCTCGTCAAGCGCAAGGGCGGCATCCTCAACGTGGCCCTCGGCTACCGCTACCCGAGCGGTGCGGTGCTGGGCGCCGACCCGGCGGCCCCGGTGGTGCCCGAGACCCTCGCGCTGAACGGCGAGCCCGGCAGCCGCGCACCGCACCTGTGGCTGGACCGCTCCGGCGCCCGCGTTTCCACGCTCGACCTCTACGAGCGCTCGCTCGTGCTGCTCGCGTCTCCGCACAGCCCGTGGCTCGCCGCCGCGGCCGAGGTGGCGGCCGCGCTCCCGGTGCCGCTGGACGCGTACGGCGTCGGCGAGGGCGCCGACCTGGTGCCCGAGCCGGACGCCGACTGGGCCGGGGCCCACGGTGTCACGCCGGACGGCGCGGTGCTGGTGCGGCCCGACGGCTTCGTCGCCTGGCGCCACGAGGGGCGGGCCGCGGACCCGGCCCGCACCCTGCGGGACGCGATCACCGCCCTGCTGTCCCGCACCTGA
- a CDS encoding CrcB family protein yields MTAPDPERARPRSALRAQAPVVATVAVGGGAGATARYAATLWWPTPAGGFPWTILWVNAVGCALMGVLMVAVTEWRTAHPLVRPFLGTGVLGGFTTFSAYAVDVRGLFEDGRPTAALLHLAVTPLTALAAVWAATAATRRALLGRPAGGGAR; encoded by the coding sequence GTGACAGCCCCGGACCCCGAGAGAGCCCGGCCCCGCTCCGCGCTCCGCGCCCAGGCGCCCGTCGTCGCGACGGTCGCGGTGGGCGGGGGAGCGGGAGCGACGGCCCGGTACGCGGCCACCCTGTGGTGGCCCACCCCCGCGGGCGGATTCCCCTGGACGATCCTGTGGGTGAACGCTGTCGGCTGCGCCCTGATGGGCGTCCTCATGGTGGCCGTCACCGAGTGGCGCACCGCCCACCCCCTGGTCCGCCCGTTCCTCGGCACCGGCGTCCTCGGCGGCTTCACCACCTTCTCCGCCTACGCGGTGGACGTCCGCGGGCTGTTCGAGGACGGCCGCCCCACGGCCGCCTTGCTCCACCTCGCCGTCACCCCGCTGACGGCCCTCGCGGCCGTGTGGGCGGCCACCGCGGCCACCCGCCGCGCCCTGCTGGGGCGGCCGGCGGGCGGAGGCGCCCGGTGA
- a CDS encoding MarR family transcriptional regulator, whose translation MAGTTDEVRLEERWRDILAVHARTLGEIDRALHPYGLGASDFEVLDLLASTAPPRGEQCRVQNLVGRVHLSQSALSRLIARLERHGLVERSTCPTDRRGVYVQLTARGRELHAETLPVQRAALARALGD comes from the coding sequence ATGGCAGGGACGACCGACGAGGTACGGCTCGAGGAACGGTGGCGTGACATCCTCGCCGTGCACGCGCGCACCCTGGGTGAGATAGACCGCGCGCTGCATCCCTACGGTCTCGGCGCCTCCGACTTCGAGGTGCTCGACCTCCTCGCGTCCACCGCTCCCCCGCGCGGTGAGCAGTGCCGGGTGCAGAATCTGGTCGGCCGGGTGCATCTGAGCCAGAGCGCCCTGTCACGGCTGATCGCCCGCCTCGAACGGCACGGCCTGGTCGAGCGGAGCACCTGCCCGACGGACCGGCGCGGTGTCTATGTGCAGCTGACCGCGCGCGGCCGCGAGCTGCACGCCGAGACGCTCCCGGTGCAGCGCGCCGCCCTGGCCCGCGCGCTCGGGGACTGA
- a CDS encoding helix-turn-helix domain-containing protein produces MDDMLRTPADGTRLRILAWLGEPGTAERGLTADDVAARLGVSRPAALTHLRLLDSLGLLRPAGDDGGPRYRRDEIRLAEVTRLFEKGW; encoded by the coding sequence GTGGACGACATGCTGAGGACTCCCGCCGACGGGACACGACTGCGCATCCTCGCGTGGCTGGGAGAACCCGGCACCGCCGAACGCGGCCTCACCGCGGACGACGTCGCCGCTCGCCTGGGCGTGTCCCGCCCCGCGGCCCTCACCCACCTCCGGCTGCTCGACTCCCTCGGCCTGCTCCGCCCCGCCGGCGACGACGGCGGCCCCCGCTACCGCCGTGACGAGATCCGCCTCGCCGAGGTGACGCGGCTGTTCGAGAAGGGCTGGTAG
- a CDS encoding SchA/CurD-like domain-containing protein has protein sequence MTMSARVSQSAFDGSRLRVILLLDLYEGAQEQFLDAYEHMRNKVASVPGHISDQLCQSIENPSQWLITSEWESALPFLKWVNSEEHIAIVRPMHSCVRDTRSMRYSILRETHPEQPLTAEAAQASLQKAARVGTGITRHALTFTVKPGSESKVVDILANYDAPETRINGITRLHRTSLFMHGNRVVRAVEVEGDLLATLCHVASQPEVQAVEEAINPYLEQDRDLTDSDSARIFFTRAALPAMQHVTAGRPEPAGLRRHMLYYPAVTDRGLELARFLAHQDEAAASDPDSPVYASTVFQRDDVVVRMIDFTGELDLDPAAALGVKGPGKAAELERLLDGAAIGVEGSLDSERTLHRLLAHADMLPVTDRISADS, from the coding sequence ATGACCATGTCGGCACGCGTGTCGCAGTCGGCGTTCGACGGCTCGAGGCTGCGGGTGATCCTGCTGCTCGACCTGTACGAGGGGGCCCAGGAGCAGTTCCTCGACGCGTACGAGCACATGCGCAACAAGGTCGCGTCCGTCCCCGGTCACATCAGTGACCAACTGTGCCAGTCGATCGAGAACCCCTCGCAGTGGCTCATCACCAGCGAGTGGGAGAGCGCCCTGCCGTTCCTCAAGTGGGTGAACAGCGAGGAGCACATCGCGATCGTCCGGCCGATGCACAGCTGTGTCCGGGACACCCGGTCGATGCGCTACAGCATCCTCCGCGAGACCCACCCGGAACAGCCGCTCACCGCCGAGGCCGCACAGGCGAGCCTGCAGAAGGCAGCCCGCGTGGGCACCGGGATCACCCGCCACGCCCTCACCTTCACCGTGAAGCCGGGATCCGAGTCCAAGGTCGTGGACATCCTGGCCAATTACGACGCGCCCGAGACGCGCATCAACGGCATCACGCGCCTGCACCGCACCTCCCTCTTCATGCACGGCAACCGCGTCGTGCGGGCCGTGGAGGTGGAGGGCGACCTGCTGGCCACCCTGTGCCACGTGGCCAGCCAGCCCGAGGTCCAGGCGGTGGAGGAGGCCATCAACCCCTATCTGGAGCAGGACCGGGACCTGACCGACTCCGACTCCGCGCGGATCTTCTTCACCCGGGCGGCGCTCCCGGCCATGCAGCACGTGACGGCCGGCCGCCCGGAACCCGCCGGCCTGCGGCGGCACATGCTGTACTACCCGGCCGTGACGGACCGCGGCCTGGAGCTGGCCAGGTTCCTCGCCCACCAGGACGAGGCCGCGGCGAGCGACCCGGACAGCCCGGTGTACGCGAGCACCGTCTTCCAGCGCGACGACGTCGTGGTCCGCATGATCGACTTCACCGGCGAACTCGATCTCGACCCCGCCGCCGCCCTCGGCGTCAAGGGCCCGGGCAAGGCTGCCGAGCTGGAGCGTCTCCTGGACGGCGCCGCGATCGGCGTCGAGGGCTCCCTGGACTCGGAGCGCACCCTGCACCGGCTCCTGGCGCACGCCGACATGCTGCCCGTCACCGACCGCATCTCCGCGGATTCCTGA